One stretch of Streptomyces hygroscopicus DNA includes these proteins:
- a CDS encoding lysyl-tRNA synthetase codes for MPTVAQSTETDWVSRFADEVIAEAERRAPGKPVVCASGLSPSGPIHLGNLREVMTPHLVADEIRRRGYECVHILSWDDYDRYRKVPAGIDPSWSEHIGKPLTSVPAPPGSPYANWAEHFKVPMAEALREMGIEFHPISQTEMYTSGAYREQILHAMRHRREIDAVLDRYRTKEKAGAKKPGKQQQKPVDEAELAAAEGSGAAGEDDGSAGGAGYFPYKPYCSVCDRDLTTVTSYDEETTELAYTCACGHGETVLLTEHNRGKLVWKVDWPMRWAYEGVVFEPSGVDHSSPGSSYVVGGQIVREVFGGEQPIGPMYAFVGISGMAKMSSSKGGVPTPADALEIMEAPLLRWLYARRRPNQSFKIAFDQEIQRTYDEWDALERKIAESTAQPADVAAYGRATRTSTGELPSTPRPLPYRTLASVVDITTGHDEQTLRILSDLDPGNPVTSLEETRPRLDKAERWITTQVPADQRTRVRDEPDTERLAALGDTERESLRLLLDGLDDHWSLDGLTTLVYGVPKIQAGLAPDAKPTPELKVAQRSFFALLYTLLVGRDTGPRLPTLLLAVGADRVRKLLAA; via the coding sequence GTGCCGACCGTGGCTCAGAGCACCGAGACCGACTGGGTCTCCCGATTCGCCGACGAGGTCATTGCCGAGGCGGAGCGCCGCGCCCCGGGCAAACCTGTCGTCTGCGCCTCGGGTCTCAGCCCGTCCGGCCCGATCCACCTCGGCAATCTGCGCGAGGTCATGACCCCGCACCTGGTCGCCGACGAGATCCGGCGCCGGGGCTATGAATGCGTTCACATCCTGTCCTGGGACGACTACGACCGGTACCGCAAGGTCCCGGCCGGGATCGACCCCTCCTGGTCCGAGCACATCGGCAAGCCGCTCACCTCGGTCCCGGCCCCGCCCGGATCGCCGTATGCGAACTGGGCGGAGCACTTCAAGGTGCCGATGGCCGAGGCGCTGCGCGAGATGGGCATCGAGTTCCACCCCATCAGCCAGACCGAGATGTACACCTCGGGGGCGTACCGCGAGCAGATCCTGCACGCGATGCGCCATCGCCGGGAGATCGACGCCGTCCTGGACCGGTACCGCACCAAGGAGAAGGCAGGCGCGAAGAAGCCGGGCAAGCAGCAGCAGAAGCCGGTCGACGAGGCCGAGCTGGCCGCCGCCGAGGGCTCGGGCGCGGCCGGTGAGGACGACGGCAGCGCGGGCGGCGCGGGTTACTTCCCGTACAAGCCTTACTGCTCGGTCTGCGACCGCGATCTGACCACGGTGACCTCGTACGACGAGGAGACCACCGAGCTGGCCTACACCTGCGCGTGCGGCCACGGCGAGACCGTCCTGCTCACCGAGCACAACCGGGGCAAGCTGGTCTGGAAGGTCGACTGGCCGATGCGCTGGGCGTACGAGGGCGTGGTCTTCGAGCCCTCGGGCGTCGACCACTCCTCGCCGGGCTCGTCCTATGTGGTCGGCGGCCAGATCGTCCGCGAGGTCTTCGGCGGGGAGCAGCCCATCGGCCCGATGTACGCCTTCGTGGGCATCAGCGGCATGGCCAAGATGTCCTCGTCCAAGGGCGGCGTGCCCACCCCGGCCGACGCCCTGGAGATCATGGAGGCGCCGCTGCTGCGCTGGCTGTACGCCCGCCGCCGGCCCAACCAGTCCTTCAAGATCGCCTTCGACCAGGAGATCCAGCGGACCTACGACGAGTGGGACGCGCTGGAGCGCAAGATCGCCGAGTCCACGGCCCAGCCCGCCGACGTGGCCGCCTATGGCCGCGCGACCCGCACCTCCACGGGCGAGCTGCCGAGCACCCCGCGCCCGCTGCCGTACCGCACGCTGGCCTCGGTGGTGGACATCACCACCGGCCATGACGAGCAGACGCTGCGCATCCTCAGCGACCTCGACCCGGGCAACCCGGTCACGTCCCTGGAGGAGACCCGGCCCCGGCTCGACAAGGCCGAGCGCTGGATCACCACCCAGGTCCCGGCCGACCAGCGCACCCGGGTCCGGGACGAGCCGGACACCGAGCGGCTGGCCGCGCTGGGCGACACCGAGCGGGAGTCGCTGCGGCTGCTGCTCGACGGCCTGGACGACCACTGGTCGCTGGACGGTCTCACCACGCTGGTCTACGGAGTGCCGAAGATCCAGGCGGGGCTGGCGCCGGACGCCAAGCCGACGCCGGAGCTGAAGGTCGCCCAGCGGTCGTTCTTCGCGCTGCTCTACACCCTGCTGGTCGGGCGGGACACCGGCCCGAGGCTGCCCACGCTGCTGCTGGCGGTGGGGGCGGACCGGGTGCGCAAGCTGCTCGCGGCCTGA
- a CDS encoding membrane protein has protein sequence MAAMQLTRTHRILAGVVVTGAVVIAGIGFAGSYAAVRDLALDKGFGKFSNVFPIGIDAGIVVLLALDLLLTWIRIPFPLLRQTAWLLTAATIAFNGAAAWPDPIGVGMHAVIPILFVVSVEAARHAVGRIADITADRHMESVRITRWLLAPVPTFRLWRRMKLWELRSYDEVIRLEQDRLVYQARLRARYGRAWRRKAPVESLMPLRLARYGVPLSDTAPAGLAAAGLEPSAVSATALPRGRTDAADGVGAKSASPGAQPGPYGPPGALESAGGTGAADAPQQHPQPPQTQELPLSLPLPVYQQPAGQGHDGRNAVPFDPAAAAHPAPVEQQPQQPQQPQYEQAPQPQYQQVPGQATQFEQQSGQQQPQLTVPVGPGGRVRPLGGEGVGSHQGVYVPEQREPERYAYEEQPGQPGQPVNQLPDDVPREEVYYATFRQFLADHSRYPSAYQFGQRLRDSYGVSDLSNSELSAYVEDFKERVRLEREAIP, from the coding sequence GTGGCCGCGATGCAACTGACACGGACGCACCGAATACTGGCCGGGGTGGTCGTCACCGGGGCGGTGGTGATCGCGGGGATCGGCTTCGCCGGTTCCTACGCGGCGGTGCGCGATCTCGCCCTCGACAAGGGCTTCGGCAAGTTCTCCAATGTCTTTCCGATCGGTATCGACGCGGGGATCGTGGTCCTGCTCGCGCTGGATCTGCTGCTCACCTGGATCCGGATCCCCTTCCCGCTGCTGCGCCAGACGGCCTGGCTGCTGACCGCGGCCACCATCGCCTTCAACGGCGCGGCCGCCTGGCCGGACCCGATCGGCGTCGGCATGCACGCCGTGATCCCGATCCTGTTCGTCGTCTCCGTCGAGGCGGCCCGGCACGCGGTCGGCCGGATCGCCGACATCACCGCCGACCGGCACATGGAGTCGGTCCGCATCACCCGCTGGCTGCTCGCGCCGGTGCCCACCTTCCGGCTGTGGCGCCGGATGAAGCTGTGGGAGCTGCGCAGTTACGACGAGGTCATCAGGCTGGAGCAGGACCGGCTGGTCTACCAGGCCCGGCTGCGCGCCCGCTATGGGCGCGCCTGGCGCCGTAAGGCGCCCGTGGAGTCGCTGATGCCGCTGCGGCTGGCGCGGTACGGGGTGCCGCTGTCGGACACCGCCCCCGCGGGGCTCGCGGCGGCCGGTCTGGAGCCGTCCGCGGTGTCGGCGACGGCGCTTCCGCGGGGCCGGACCGACGCGGCGGACGGGGTGGGGGCCAAGAGCGCCTCGCCGGGGGCCCAGCCGGGCCCGTACGGCCCGCCCGGGGCCCTGGAGAGTGCGGGCGGCACCGGCGCCGCCGACGCCCCGCAGCAGCACCCCCAGCCGCCCCAGACGCAGGAGCTGCCGCTCTCGCTGCCCCTGCCGGTCTACCAGCAGCCCGCCGGGCAGGGCCACGACGGCCGGAACGCCGTGCCGTTCGACCCGGCGGCCGCCGCCCATCCCGCGCCGGTCGAGCAGCAGCCGCAGCAGCCCCAGCAGCCGCAGTACGAGCAGGCCCCCCAGCCGCAGTACCAGCAGGTCCCGGGCCAGGCGACGCAGTTCGAGCAGCAGTCCGGGCAGCAACAGCCCCAGCTGACCGTGCCGGTCGGGCCCGGCGGCCGGGTGCGACCGCTCGGCGGTGAGGGCGTGGGCAGCCATCAGGGCGTGTACGTACCGGAGCAGCGCGAGCCGGAGCGGTACGCGTACGAGGAGCAGCCGGGGCAGCCGGGGCAGCCGGTGAACCAGCTACCGGACGACGTCCCGCGCGAGGAGGTCTACTACGCGACCTTCCGTCAGTTCCTCGCCGACCACAGCCGGTACCCCTCCGCGTACCAGTTCGGGCAGCGGCTGCGCGACTCGTACGGCGTGAGCGACCTCAGCAACAGCGAGCTGTCCGCGTACGTCGAGGACTTCAAGGAGCGCGTCCGCCTGGAGCGGGAAGCCATCCCGTAA